From the genome of Rhizobium leguminosarum, one region includes:
- a CDS encoding UPF0149 family protein: MTKPTQTTSISPAQAATARPKLDDEAFEAFIRRRRPAAPVWSMSGLDGYLTALIIGPKFINPYQWIPLFAGEDAMALPMETTEHRAVQTIVAEYNRISATLGERPEEYRPRFSHITYSHDSFDWHTGFLLGTEFAPRLWNPVIRGHAVTGDIIAPIRALCDAKKVTPPAELIQIAGAVIKIREYFMPRRAKQKF; this comes from the coding sequence ATGACAAAGCCCACCCAAACCACTTCAATCAGCCCAGCGCAGGCGGCAACAGCGCGGCCGAAGCTTGACGATGAAGCATTCGAGGCCTTCATTCGCAGGCGGCGTCCTGCGGCGCCGGTGTGGAGCATGAGCGGGCTGGATGGCTATCTCACCGCGTTGATCATCGGGCCGAAGTTCATCAACCCCTATCAATGGATACCCCTGTTCGCTGGCGAGGATGCCATGGCCTTGCCGATGGAAACCACGGAGCACCGGGCCGTGCAGACGATCGTCGCCGAATATAACCGCATATCGGCAACCCTTGGGGAGAGGCCGGAAGAATATCGGCCACGCTTCAGTCACATCACCTATTCCCACGACAGCTTCGATTGGCACACCGGATTCCTCCTCGGAACGGAGTTCGCCCCTAGGCTATGGAACCCGGTTATCCGCGGACATGCTGTGACCGGTGATATCATCGCTCCTATTCGCGCCCTCTGCGACGCCAAAAAGGTTACGCCGCCGGCAGAGCTCATCCAGATCGCTGGTGCCGTCATCAAAATTCGAGAATACTTCATGCCGCGGCGCGCAAAGCAGAAATTTTAA
- the glnA gene encoding type I glutamate--ammonia ligase encodes MADYELLKFIHDNHIQEVTFRFTDFLGQFREMNYDSSTVDLKTLTEGIPVDGSSLKGWKEINDSDITVRPDLTTAGLDPFASVPTLILICDIIDPGTGNAYNRDPRGIAKKSVEYAKSTGIADTVRVGAEPEFFALDGAEYRVNPYEGFFKLTSSETSTEVSHHLEAKGGYLATPPRDMGGEMRSFMMEKLKSMGVSVEKHHHETAPDQHEIGIKFDTLVRNADDVQRLKYCAKRAAHCFGKTVTFMPKPISGENGSGMHVHLSLKHEGKHVFAGDLYAGLSKECLYFIGGVQKHMKALNAFTNPSTNSYKRLVPGFEAPVLVAYSRHNRSAGTRIPLAATPEGKRPEFRFPDSAACPYLAYAAILMAGIDGIQNQIDPGEAIDTNLYALTSEETREIPHVCTSLSEALDNLDQDRAFLTAGGVFNDDLITSYIKLKRDEIKWLETMPTPGEFQKYYSV; translated from the coding sequence ATGGCCGACTATGAACTCCTCAAGTTCATCCACGACAACCACATCCAGGAAGTCACTTTCCGGTTTACTGATTTTTTAGGCCAGTTCCGTGAAATGAACTACGACTCGTCCACCGTAGACCTCAAAACTCTCACGGAAGGAATTCCAGTCGACGGTTCGTCCCTGAAAGGTTGGAAAGAGATCAACGACTCCGACATCACTGTTCGTCCGGATCTTACGACCGCCGGATTAGATCCATTCGCCTCGGTGCCTACCTTGATCTTGATCTGCGACATCATCGATCCAGGCACGGGCAACGCCTACAACCGCGATCCACGCGGGATAGCGAAAAAGTCCGTGGAGTACGCGAAATCGACCGGGATCGCTGACACCGTTCGTGTCGGCGCTGAGCCCGAGTTCTTCGCACTCGATGGCGCAGAATACCGGGTTAATCCATATGAAGGCTTCTTCAAACTCACCTCCTCCGAAACGTCTACCGAAGTCAGCCATCACCTGGAGGCCAAGGGGGGATATCTGGCGACGCCGCCGCGAGATATGGGCGGAGAAATGCGAAGCTTCATGATGGAGAAGCTGAAATCTATGGGCGTGAGCGTCGAGAAACACCATCACGAGACGGCTCCCGACCAGCATGAAATCGGGATAAAATTCGACACGCTGGTTCGCAACGCCGATGATGTGCAACGGCTGAAATACTGCGCCAAGCGTGCCGCTCACTGCTTTGGCAAAACGGTGACCTTCATGCCCAAGCCAATATCTGGGGAAAACGGCTCCGGGATGCACGTGCACCTATCGCTGAAGCATGAAGGCAAACACGTCTTCGCCGGCGACCTGTATGCCGGTCTATCCAAGGAATGCCTCTATTTCATCGGTGGTGTTCAGAAGCACATGAAGGCACTTAACGCCTTTACCAATCCTTCAACGAATTCCTACAAACGCTTAGTCCCCGGCTTTGAGGCGCCGGTTCTGGTGGCCTACTCCAGACATAATCGCTCTGCCGGCACTCGAATTCCGTTGGCAGCTACACCGGAAGGTAAGCGGCCTGAGTTCCGCTTCCCCGATTCAGCTGCATGTCCTTACCTTGCTTATGCGGCGATCTTGATGGCAGGAATCGACGGAATCCAGAACCAAATTGATCCGGGAGAAGCCATAGATACGAATCTCTACGCTTTAACATCTGAGGAAACGAGAGAGATACCACATGTCTGTACTTCGCTGAGCGAAGCTCTTGACAACCTCGACCAGGACCGCGCCTTCCTCACGGCTGGCGGCGTCTTCAACGATGACCTCATCACTTCCTACATCAAGCTCAAACGGGATGAGATCAAGTGGTTGGAAACCATGCCGACCCCAGGCGAGTTCCAAAAATATTACTCCGTTTAA